Proteins co-encoded in one Ictalurus furcatus strain D&B chromosome 9, Billie_1.0, whole genome shotgun sequence genomic window:
- the cep170ba gene encoding centrosomal protein of 170 kDa protein B isoform X2 — MSVTSWFLVSSSGTRHRLPREMIFVGREDCELMLQSRSVDKQHAVINYDPTTDEHLVKDLGSLNGTFVNDLRIPDQTYITLKLSDVVRFGYDSHVYIMERSQHKVPEEALKHEKYTSQLQVGVNPLELGKMEQADEKTRASDVPRSNHEKTERKSNTEPPVSKPTPLYGQPSWWGDDDEDHKREPGESISNHSSAEKQKEDSRQEVNGSSSEHQGKTVYSSRRDASYFEITTKELQSRSRTTEQEVQVIPTKEPVNKAPPTPPVVQSHASFTIEFDDCTPGKIKIKDHVTKFSFRHRKNPSKESLVTPTEVMSSESKVADWLVQTDTSMMRRNSRSDDLYTTKSDLSINKNTLKDGHHHEDGTQSDSEDPVSNPQDLSKELTPQQLFTPPEREEPPMTSTPRCQNQPKKDPQQAFVINFLDNEVRKSRSQSFTNSVSPAEFHMALKRRTEKTKGAVQSGESLTSSAVQNTPTQRFTVPLKGSDGPQRAGSLRREKSDILGSTSNFSSRSASSRPFGSVGRKSRVALDFLTGTEFLTVSKPSSTDKSEKSPSSTYLKASSIVSAVADNSTQSQPSAMDQTHVLSPSQQLEPSAPLLTSISTSCADEKTPKGPRQEEDDTLSDAGTYTIETEGPDKEVEEARNLIDQVFGVLECPEYSTQPSGASVYRSVEGDREAQDSLPVSENNPGPTLGHNPGYRDPATGPAQAASMGLSTGNSKWVSRWASLADGYSDSGPISGQIDISTQMDLSGVGQIIPQSMHNQTNDSTGADDGQIYRARRILPQLPTRGEGQVPPPSIHVQPETYVERNIQGSLQKDHQKLYVSADLDPDSLSDASKSDDGSIIELGRKTSTGKAERIWTEDKADTSSKQDVMADKMVKDQDCTAKFSTATITRQQGSSRKSGDSSVSPPGKDASTCKENAASLMRQESFTKHRASDDIHFMKLPNISSPESSNDTNAFKGVCNQDTQSYLKETENSLAVLEAKLQAQKHNRAPCAQEESLSGESDVDTSSTVSQRSSKNSGTSAPKKPLIVSELLKGKKSASQRAKEQNLSGNLQSRKCRDISADSNYKESGKTSQRSTMHQWSDAVSDQESGTQPVHRKYTIPLQNESSRRTLKGTVTQALARIGSFSAPKPTRTSMLRRARLGDASDNDGTETDRTSQNSDANSSSTKTQESKKLSRLDILALPRRRTSSFTTPSDTESSAVRTGFSNRSEAESGFSARKASVPDIKTGTQKGSGSTGRQPIIRGRSSSAKYTSSTARALHSSRVQTPDQVRPPSRSRDSEGEGHESDNFQNWTTHSAEIARLSQDLAKDLAILAQEIHNVAGDGETPNTAPVDAVEPVSSCKELRQQIPETSLNYSKVLQSSAMSRNPDQTVSDKGLKHQSWKQEQVALDNSMLNPVSQLSMAIRENTEQLTEKIKLLFHNKKEVWEEIETVLDADDDSPPLESPNKEIMSIIRDLRGIQKRLEVINTVIEPSGNVNLVKSSPVLSHSSAGLSSVRASSRDWRATAPQRAAGSSAGARRFGRGNDGRVL, encoded by the exons tctcGTAGTGTGGACAAACAGCACGCTGTGATCAACTATGACCCGACCACAGACGAGCACCTTGTTAAAGACCTGGGCAGTCTTAATGGG ACATTTGTGAATGACCTTCGCATCCCTGACCAGACCTACATCACACTGAAGCTCTCTGACGTCGTTCGCTTTGGATATG ATTCTCATGTTTACATCATGGAACGGAGCCAACACAAAGTCCCAGAGGAGGCTCTGAAG CATGAGAAGTACACGAGTCAGCTGCAGGTGGGTGTGAATCCTCTGGAGCTCGGGAAGATGGAACAGGCAGACGAGAAGACCAGAGCTTCAGACGTGCCACGCTCCAACCACGAAAAGACCGAGCGCAAATCCAATACCG AGCCTCCAGTCTCCAAGCCCACTCCTTTGTATGGCCAGCCCTCATGGtggggtgatgatgatgaagaccaCAAGCGTGAGCCCGGTGAATCAATCAGCAACCACAGTAGTGCAG agaaacagaaggaAGACTCCAGACAAGAGGTTAATGGATCCTCCTCTGAACACCAAGGAAAGACTGTTTACTCGAGTCGAAGGGATGCAAGTTACTTTGAAATTACCACCAAGGAATTGCAGTCAAGGTCCAGAACTACAGAGCAAGAGGTCCAGGTAATCCCAACAAAAGAGCCAGTCAATAAAGCGCCGCCTACACCCCCTGTAGTGCagagccatgcctccttcaccaTTGAGTTTGATGATTGCACTCCTGGAAAGATTAAAATCAAGGACCATGTTACAAAATTCTCCTTCCGTCATCGTAAGAACCCCAGCAAAGAATCACTTGTCACGCCGACAGAGGTGATGTCATCAGAGAGCAAGGTGGCTGATTGGCTGGTGCAGACTGACACGAGCATGATGAGGAGAAATTCCAGGTCAGATGATCTTTACACGACCAAGAGTGACCTttccataaacaaaaacactctgaaag ATGGACACCATCATGAGGATGGAACACAAAGCGACTCTGAAGATCCTGTCTCAAATCCTCAGGACCTCTCAAAAGAGCTGACCCCCCAACAACTTTTCACTCctccagagagagaggaacCTCCCATGACCTCCACACCACGTTGTCAAAATCAGCCAAAAAAGGACCCCCAGCAAGCGTTTGTCATCAATTTCCTTGATAACGAGGTACGCAAGAGTCGCTCTCAGTCCTTTACTAATAGCGTGTCTCCAGCAGAATTCCACATGGCCCTTAAAAGAAGAACAGAGAAGACAAAAGGAGCTGTTCAATCTGGAGAGAGTTTAACCTCCTCAGCTGTACAGAACACACCCACTCAGAGGTTCACTGTTCCTCTCAAAGGTTCTGATGGTCCTCAGAGGGCTGGATCgctgagaagagagaagagtgaTATTCTTGGCAGTACTTCAAACTTTTCTTCTCGCTCAGCGTCCTCGAGACCATTTGGAAGCGTGGGTCGCAAGTCCAGAGTGGCACTGGATTTTCTCACTGGCACGGAGTTTCTCACGGTGTCAAAACCCAGTTCCACAGATAAGTCAGAGAAGTCTCCATCCTCTACATACTTGAAGGCTTCCAGCATTGTTTCAGCGGTAGCAGATAATTCTACCCAGTCTCAACCCTCAGCCATGGATCAGACTCATGTCTTATCCCCTTCCCAACAGCTAGAACCATCAGCACCCCTACTTACATCCATATCTACCAGTTGCGCAGATGAGAAGACCCCTAAAGGCCCCAGGCAAGAAGAGGACGACACCTTGAGTGATGCTGGCACCTACACCATTGAGACAGAGGGACCTGATaaagaggtggaggaggcacgAAACCTGATTGATCAG GTGTTTGGTGTTCTTGAGTGCCCTGAGTACAGCACTCAGCCTTCAGGAGCATCAGTGTATAGATCTGTAGAGGGTGACAGGGAGGCCCAGGATAGCCTTCCAGTTAGTGAGAATAATCCTGGCCCAACATTGGGTCATAATCCAGGCTATAGGGACCCAGCCACAGGTCCAGCACAG GCAGCGTCGATGGGATTGTCTACTGGGAACTCTAAATGGGTTTCACGTTGGGCTAGTTTGGCTGACGGCTATTCAGACTCTGGTCCAATTTCAGGACAAATCGACATTTCTACACAGATGGATCTTTCAG gAGTTGGACAAATTATCCCTCAGTCTATGCATAACCAAACCAACGACAGCACAGGGGCAGACGACGGCCAGATTTACAGAGCACGACGAATTCTACCTCAGTTGCCCACAAGAGGGGAGGGGCAAGTGCCCCCACCTAGTATTCATGTACAACCAGAAACTTATGTGGAGAGGAACATACAAGGTTCACTGCAAAAAGATCATCAGAAACTGTATGTCTCAGCTGATCTAGATCCTGACAGTCTGAGTGATGCTAGCAAGTCAGATGATGGTTCCATCATAGAGCTGGGTAGAAAAACTAGCACTGGAAAAGCAGAAAGGATTTGGACTGAGGATAAGGCGGACACATCATCTAAGCAAGATGTAATGGCAGACAAAATGGTAAAGGATCAAGATTGTACCGCAAAGTTCTCTACAGCCACCATAACTAGACAGCAAGGCAGCAGCCGCAAGTCCGGTGATTCCAGCGTTTCTCCGCCTGGAAAGGATGCCTCTACATGCAAGGAAAACGCTGCGTCACTCATGAGACAAGAGAGCTTTACCAAACATCGGGCCAGTGACGACATTCACTTTATGAAATTGCCCAATATCTCAAGTCCAGAATCTAGCAATGATACAAATGCATTCAAAGGTGTGTGCAACCAAGACACTCAGTCTTATCTGAAAGAGACCGAGAATTCGCTCGCCGTTTTAGAAGCCAAACTCCAAGCGCAGAAGCACAACCGTGCCCCCTGCGCTCAGGAGGAGTCACTTTCTGGGGAGTCAGATGTAGACACATCCAGCACCGTTAGTCAGCGTAGTAGTAAAAATTCCGGCACTTCTGCCCCTAAAAAGCCTTTGATCGTCTCTGAGCtactgaaagggaaaaaaagtgcTAGTCAGCGTGCTAAAGAGCAGAATTTGTCTGGAAATCTTCAGTCTCGGAAGTGCAGGGACATTTCAGCAGACAGTAACTATAAGGAATCAGGGAAGACCTCTCAGCGCTCCACCATGCATCAGTGGTCTGATGCTGTTTCAGACCAAGAGTCAGGCACCCAACCTGTTCATAGAAAGTACACCATCCCACTTCAGAACGAAAGCTCTAGGAGAACCCTCAAAGGCACAGTGACCCAAGCACTAGCTCGTATTGGCAGCTTTTCTGCGCCAAAGCCTACAAGGACGTCCATGCTACGCCGTGCCCGCCTCGGCGACGCATCCGACAACGATGGTACAGAGACTGACCGTACCTCTCAAAACTCAGACGCCAATTCGTCTTCCACCAAAACCCAGGAGAGCAAAAAGCTTTCTCGACTGGACATATTGGCTCTGCCCAGAAGGAGAACCAGCTCTTTCACTACACCCAGTGACACAGAGTCCTCAGCTGTTAGGACTGGCTTTTCCAACCGCTCAGAGGCAGAGTCTGGTTTCTCAGCACGTAAGGCTTCAGTACCTGACATCAAGACTGGTACACAGAAGGGTTCTGGGTCAACGGGCAGGCAACCAATCATCCGTGGGCGATCCAGCAGCGCAAAATATACCAGCAGTACAGCCA GAGCCTTGCACAGCTCTAGAGTCCAGACTCCTGACCAGGTTCGGCCTCCGTCCAGAAGCAGAGACTCTGAAGGGGAGGGACACGAGAGTGACAATTTCCAGAACTGGACGACTCATAGTGCAGAGATTGCCAG GCTGAGTCAGGACCTGGCTAAAGACCTGGCCATCCTGGCCCAGGAAATTCATAATGTTGCCGGCGATGGTGAAACTCCGAATACTGCCCCCGTTGATGCTGTGGAACCTGTATCTAGCTGCAAGGAG TTACGGCAACAGATTCCTGAGACCAGCCTAAACTACTCTAAAGTTCTACAAAGTTCAGCTATGAGCAGGAATCCTGACCAGACCGTTAGTGATAAAGGGCTCAAACACCAGAGCTGGAAACAGGAACAG GTCGCTCTGGATAATTCGATGCTGAATCCTGTCTCCCAACTTTCCATGGCTATTCGAGAAAACACTGAGCAACTGACTGAGAAGATCAA GCTTTTGTTTCATAATAAGAAAGAGGTGTGGGAGGAAATAGAAACAGTGCTCGATGCTGATGATGATTCTCCACCTTTGGAAAGTCCAAACAAG GAAATAATGTCTATTATCCGAGATCTCAGGGGAATCCAGAAGCGGTTAGAAG TCATCAACACGGTCATCGAGCCCAGTGGAAATGTCAATCTGGTCAAGTCTTCGCCTGTATTAAGCCACTCTTCAGCTGGTCTAAGCAGCGTCAGAGCTTCCTCCAGAGACTGGAGAGCCACTGCTCCTCAGCGGGCTGCAGGATCCTCAGCCGGTGCTCGACGCTTTGGTAGGGGGAATGATGGTAGGGTTCTGTAG
- the cep170ba gene encoding centrosomal protein of 170 kDa protein B isoform X1 encodes MSVTSWFLVSSSGTRHRLPREMIFVGREDCELMLQSRSVDKQHAVINYDPTTDEHLVKDLGSLNGTFVNDLRIPDQTYITLKLSDVVRFGYDSHVYIMERSQHKVPEEALKHEKYTSQLQVGVNPLELGKMEQADEKTRASDVPRSNHEKTERKSNTEPPVSKPTPLYGQPSWWGDDDEDHKREPGESISNHSSAEKQKEDSRQEVNGSSSEHQGKTVYSSRRDASYFEITTKELQSRSRTTEQEVQVIPTKEPVNKAPPTPPVVQSHASFTIEFDDCTPGKIKIKDHVTKFSFRHRKNPSKESLVTPTEVMSSESKVADWLVQTDTSMMRRNSRSDDLYTTKSDLSINKNTLKDGHHHEDGTQSDSEDPVSNPQDLSKELTPQQLFTPPEREEPPMTSTPRCQNQPKKDPQQAFVINFLDNEVRKSRSQSFTNSVSPAEFHMALKRRTEKTKGAVQSGESLTSSAVQNTPTQRFTVPLKGSDGPQRAGSLRREKSDILGSTSNFSSRSASSRPFGSVGRKSRVALDFLTGTEFLTVSKPSSTDKSEKSPSSTYLKASSIVSAVADNSTQSQPSAMDQTHVLSPSQQLEPSAPLLTSISTSCADEKTPKGPRQEEDDTLSDAGTYTIETEGPDKEVEEARNLIDQVFGVLECPEYSTQPSGASVYRSVEGDREAQDSLPVSENNPGPTLGHNPGYRDPATGPAQAASMGLSTGNSKWVSRWASLADGYSDSGPISGQIDISTQMDLSGVGQIIPQSMHNQTNDSTGADDGQIYRARRILPQLPTRGEGQVPPPSIHVQPETYVERNIQGSLQKDHQKLYVSADLDPDSLSDASKSDDGSIIELGRKTSTGKAERIWTEDKADTSSKQDVMADKMVKDQDCTAKFSTATITRQQGSSRKSGDSSVSPPGKDASTCKENAASLMRQESFTKHRASDDIHFMKLPNISSPESSNDTNAFKGVCNQDTQSYLKETENSLAVLEAKLQAQKHNRAPCAQEESLSGESDVDTSSTVSQRSSKNSGTSAPKKPLIVSELLKGKKSASQRAKEQNLSGNLQSRKCRDISADSNYKESGKTSQRSTMHQWSDAVSDQESGTQPVHRKYTIPLQNESSRRTLKGTVTQALARIGSFSAPKPTRTSMLRRARLGDASDNDGTETDRTSQNSDANSSSTKTQESKKLSRLDILALPRRRTSSFTTPSDTESSAVRTGFSNRSEAESGFSARKASVPDIKTGTQKGSGSTGRQPIIRGRSSSAKYTSSTASSRRRQKGSDYASTSEDEYESNYSMVKHKRSHHSGALHSSRVQTPDQVRPPSRSRDSEGEGHESDNFQNWTTHSAEIARLSQDLAKDLAILAQEIHNVAGDGETPNTAPVDAVEPVSSCKELRQQIPETSLNYSKVLQSSAMSRNPDQTVSDKGLKHQSWKQEQVALDNSMLNPVSQLSMAIRENTEQLTEKIKLLFHNKKEVWEEIETVLDADDDSPPLESPNKEIMSIIRDLRGIQKRLEVINTVIEPSGNVNLVKSSPVLSHSSAGLSSVRASSRDWRATAPQRAAGSSAGARRFGRGNDGRVL; translated from the exons tctcGTAGTGTGGACAAACAGCACGCTGTGATCAACTATGACCCGACCACAGACGAGCACCTTGTTAAAGACCTGGGCAGTCTTAATGGG ACATTTGTGAATGACCTTCGCATCCCTGACCAGACCTACATCACACTGAAGCTCTCTGACGTCGTTCGCTTTGGATATG ATTCTCATGTTTACATCATGGAACGGAGCCAACACAAAGTCCCAGAGGAGGCTCTGAAG CATGAGAAGTACACGAGTCAGCTGCAGGTGGGTGTGAATCCTCTGGAGCTCGGGAAGATGGAACAGGCAGACGAGAAGACCAGAGCTTCAGACGTGCCACGCTCCAACCACGAAAAGACCGAGCGCAAATCCAATACCG AGCCTCCAGTCTCCAAGCCCACTCCTTTGTATGGCCAGCCCTCATGGtggggtgatgatgatgaagaccaCAAGCGTGAGCCCGGTGAATCAATCAGCAACCACAGTAGTGCAG agaaacagaaggaAGACTCCAGACAAGAGGTTAATGGATCCTCCTCTGAACACCAAGGAAAGACTGTTTACTCGAGTCGAAGGGATGCAAGTTACTTTGAAATTACCACCAAGGAATTGCAGTCAAGGTCCAGAACTACAGAGCAAGAGGTCCAGGTAATCCCAACAAAAGAGCCAGTCAATAAAGCGCCGCCTACACCCCCTGTAGTGCagagccatgcctccttcaccaTTGAGTTTGATGATTGCACTCCTGGAAAGATTAAAATCAAGGACCATGTTACAAAATTCTCCTTCCGTCATCGTAAGAACCCCAGCAAAGAATCACTTGTCACGCCGACAGAGGTGATGTCATCAGAGAGCAAGGTGGCTGATTGGCTGGTGCAGACTGACACGAGCATGATGAGGAGAAATTCCAGGTCAGATGATCTTTACACGACCAAGAGTGACCTttccataaacaaaaacactctgaaag ATGGACACCATCATGAGGATGGAACACAAAGCGACTCTGAAGATCCTGTCTCAAATCCTCAGGACCTCTCAAAAGAGCTGACCCCCCAACAACTTTTCACTCctccagagagagaggaacCTCCCATGACCTCCACACCACGTTGTCAAAATCAGCCAAAAAAGGACCCCCAGCAAGCGTTTGTCATCAATTTCCTTGATAACGAGGTACGCAAGAGTCGCTCTCAGTCCTTTACTAATAGCGTGTCTCCAGCAGAATTCCACATGGCCCTTAAAAGAAGAACAGAGAAGACAAAAGGAGCTGTTCAATCTGGAGAGAGTTTAACCTCCTCAGCTGTACAGAACACACCCACTCAGAGGTTCACTGTTCCTCTCAAAGGTTCTGATGGTCCTCAGAGGGCTGGATCgctgagaagagagaagagtgaTATTCTTGGCAGTACTTCAAACTTTTCTTCTCGCTCAGCGTCCTCGAGACCATTTGGAAGCGTGGGTCGCAAGTCCAGAGTGGCACTGGATTTTCTCACTGGCACGGAGTTTCTCACGGTGTCAAAACCCAGTTCCACAGATAAGTCAGAGAAGTCTCCATCCTCTACATACTTGAAGGCTTCCAGCATTGTTTCAGCGGTAGCAGATAATTCTACCCAGTCTCAACCCTCAGCCATGGATCAGACTCATGTCTTATCCCCTTCCCAACAGCTAGAACCATCAGCACCCCTACTTACATCCATATCTACCAGTTGCGCAGATGAGAAGACCCCTAAAGGCCCCAGGCAAGAAGAGGACGACACCTTGAGTGATGCTGGCACCTACACCATTGAGACAGAGGGACCTGATaaagaggtggaggaggcacgAAACCTGATTGATCAG GTGTTTGGTGTTCTTGAGTGCCCTGAGTACAGCACTCAGCCTTCAGGAGCATCAGTGTATAGATCTGTAGAGGGTGACAGGGAGGCCCAGGATAGCCTTCCAGTTAGTGAGAATAATCCTGGCCCAACATTGGGTCATAATCCAGGCTATAGGGACCCAGCCACAGGTCCAGCACAG GCAGCGTCGATGGGATTGTCTACTGGGAACTCTAAATGGGTTTCACGTTGGGCTAGTTTGGCTGACGGCTATTCAGACTCTGGTCCAATTTCAGGACAAATCGACATTTCTACACAGATGGATCTTTCAG gAGTTGGACAAATTATCCCTCAGTCTATGCATAACCAAACCAACGACAGCACAGGGGCAGACGACGGCCAGATTTACAGAGCACGACGAATTCTACCTCAGTTGCCCACAAGAGGGGAGGGGCAAGTGCCCCCACCTAGTATTCATGTACAACCAGAAACTTATGTGGAGAGGAACATACAAGGTTCACTGCAAAAAGATCATCAGAAACTGTATGTCTCAGCTGATCTAGATCCTGACAGTCTGAGTGATGCTAGCAAGTCAGATGATGGTTCCATCATAGAGCTGGGTAGAAAAACTAGCACTGGAAAAGCAGAAAGGATTTGGACTGAGGATAAGGCGGACACATCATCTAAGCAAGATGTAATGGCAGACAAAATGGTAAAGGATCAAGATTGTACCGCAAAGTTCTCTACAGCCACCATAACTAGACAGCAAGGCAGCAGCCGCAAGTCCGGTGATTCCAGCGTTTCTCCGCCTGGAAAGGATGCCTCTACATGCAAGGAAAACGCTGCGTCACTCATGAGACAAGAGAGCTTTACCAAACATCGGGCCAGTGACGACATTCACTTTATGAAATTGCCCAATATCTCAAGTCCAGAATCTAGCAATGATACAAATGCATTCAAAGGTGTGTGCAACCAAGACACTCAGTCTTATCTGAAAGAGACCGAGAATTCGCTCGCCGTTTTAGAAGCCAAACTCCAAGCGCAGAAGCACAACCGTGCCCCCTGCGCTCAGGAGGAGTCACTTTCTGGGGAGTCAGATGTAGACACATCCAGCACCGTTAGTCAGCGTAGTAGTAAAAATTCCGGCACTTCTGCCCCTAAAAAGCCTTTGATCGTCTCTGAGCtactgaaagggaaaaaaagtgcTAGTCAGCGTGCTAAAGAGCAGAATTTGTCTGGAAATCTTCAGTCTCGGAAGTGCAGGGACATTTCAGCAGACAGTAACTATAAGGAATCAGGGAAGACCTCTCAGCGCTCCACCATGCATCAGTGGTCTGATGCTGTTTCAGACCAAGAGTCAGGCACCCAACCTGTTCATAGAAAGTACACCATCCCACTTCAGAACGAAAGCTCTAGGAGAACCCTCAAAGGCACAGTGACCCAAGCACTAGCTCGTATTGGCAGCTTTTCTGCGCCAAAGCCTACAAGGACGTCCATGCTACGCCGTGCCCGCCTCGGCGACGCATCCGACAACGATGGTACAGAGACTGACCGTACCTCTCAAAACTCAGACGCCAATTCGTCTTCCACCAAAACCCAGGAGAGCAAAAAGCTTTCTCGACTGGACATATTGGCTCTGCCCAGAAGGAGAACCAGCTCTTTCACTACACCCAGTGACACAGAGTCCTCAGCTGTTAGGACTGGCTTTTCCAACCGCTCAGAGGCAGAGTCTGGTTTCTCAGCACGTAAGGCTTCAGTACCTGACATCAAGACTGGTACACAGAAGGGTTCTGGGTCAACGGGCAGGCAACCAATCATCCGTGGGCGATCCAGCAGCGCAAAATATACCAGCAGTACAGCCA GCTCCAGGAGACGTCAGAAGGGCTCAGACTACGCCTCCACTTCAGAGGATGAATATGAATCTAACTATAGCATGGTTAAACATAAACGCTCCCACCATTCAGGAGCCTTGCACAGCTCTAGAGTCCAGACTCCTGACCAGGTTCGGCCTCCGTCCAGAAGCAGAGACTCTGAAGGGGAGGGACACGAGAGTGACAATTTCCAGAACTGGACGACTCATAGTGCAGAGATTGCCAG GCTGAGTCAGGACCTGGCTAAAGACCTGGCCATCCTGGCCCAGGAAATTCATAATGTTGCCGGCGATGGTGAAACTCCGAATACTGCCCCCGTTGATGCTGTGGAACCTGTATCTAGCTGCAAGGAG TTACGGCAACAGATTCCTGAGACCAGCCTAAACTACTCTAAAGTTCTACAAAGTTCAGCTATGAGCAGGAATCCTGACCAGACCGTTAGTGATAAAGGGCTCAAACACCAGAGCTGGAAACAGGAACAG GTCGCTCTGGATAATTCGATGCTGAATCCTGTCTCCCAACTTTCCATGGCTATTCGAGAAAACACTGAGCAACTGACTGAGAAGATCAA GCTTTTGTTTCATAATAAGAAAGAGGTGTGGGAGGAAATAGAAACAGTGCTCGATGCTGATGATGATTCTCCACCTTTGGAAAGTCCAAACAAG GAAATAATGTCTATTATCCGAGATCTCAGGGGAATCCAGAAGCGGTTAGAAG TCATCAACACGGTCATCGAGCCCAGTGGAAATGTCAATCTGGTCAAGTCTTCGCCTGTATTAAGCCACTCTTCAGCTGGTCTAAGCAGCGTCAGAGCTTCCTCCAGAGACTGGAGAGCCACTGCTCCTCAGCGGGCTGCAGGATCCTCAGCCGGTGCTCGACGCTTTGGTAGGGGGAATGATGGTAGGGTTCTGTAG